DNA sequence from the Glycine soja cultivar W05 chromosome 18, ASM419377v2, whole genome shotgun sequence genome:
GCCCATAGAGAGcttctaaaattttcaaatcaatttaattGTCCATAATCTTAAGTCACATAGTCTTCCTAATGCTAGAACTGACTTATGTAATTGTGAAactaataatcaattaatttgatgaaGCTATTATCAAATTTCAAGTTCAAATAAGTTTTGTTGTTTATTCTTGATTATTAAACTTTATAATCATTACAGTGTTGAATTCATTGTTTCTACTAAGAAACTTTCAATCAATTCGttaatatattatgtttgatttctactaagcaatataaaaaaaattaagactaAATCACTTATCAtgtctaatttaaaaatattcaatacaaatgtctcatctttaaaaatttgtttgataatataaaatgattaaaacaaaaaccTAAAATTAATCTTCTGTCTTCCATCTTTGATTCAACATCAATGGGTTTGTTTACATTTATCCTAGgttatttgaattatattgaTTCCTTTAtggtttctaattttttatttatttatttacttttacttttgtgTGTATGTGTAATAGGAATGCCACTACAAGAAGAGCCAGGTGCCAGCTTTTGGGAGTTGGGATTGGAACGATAACCTACATTTCACACAGTGCTTCGAGTCAGCGAGGCAAGCTGGTTTGCTACGATGTAGTTACTCTGAGTCTGAGGAACGTGACCTTTATGTTACAGGGGATTTGTACGAGAATAATGTTGTCACACCCGCCATGATCGTTGTTCCTCGCAGAAGGGTATGCATGTGTCACAAAACCTCTTCTTATTTGACATATTATGTCtggataaagaaaacaaaatgttaAGCTGCAACAAGAACTCGATCCATTTCTAATTACCtaattttgtttattgtgtattttgttttccttgaaaaaccaaggaaaaagtcagtttacaaaattaagaactaaattatcaatatttgtaGTCTCAATATTCAAGAACAATTAAGGATTttctttctattattattattatttgaatttccgTACTTGTGCTTGGGATTCAATCAGGATCGAGGGTATCCCATATTAATTAGATTTCAATTTCTATTCAGTATATGATTTTTGATTTAGTTATTGTAAAAATCTAAAAGTTTACTAGCTagctatataatatataataataataatttatgtttagaAGGACTGTAAAAGTTACTATTTGCATCCATAGATTATTTACTCTAATGATTATTTCAAGAAACATTATAGCCATCTATCCgccttattttaatttcatatttttttttaaaaaaaaaagaagaagtgaagggCCTGAAAAGAACATGAAATTATCAAAGTACGTGGTCACGAAAACGAAATTCAACATCCTAATCATACATGTGGGGTTAGACGGTGAGTGTTGAAAGCAATTTTGCCTTTATCTCTGATTCCTCCATGGATGGTTGGTCCCACTTTATAATGGGACCTCTTAAGTCCTAAGTCCTAATTATTAAATGACCTCCATGATCCACGCGTCAAAGAGCATGAGAAATTATTAACACGAGCGGTGGTAGTAAcaagttttttatttcttgtgcACTAAAGATTGATGCAACAATAAACTAACCAAagtattgaaatttttattaaatgaagtaACTTTGTTAGATAAGATTTCATGGGTAGAGAGACACGTAGCGTCAAAGATAACTTTATGTAAAGCAAAGCAAGAATGACTTTGGTTCTTAAATTGATGTGTTTTTGACATTTCAGGCAAAGGTGGTTGACCAGcatgaaaaagaaacaaaattgaaGAATTGGATCAGTGATGATGTGGATAGTGAACCACCCAGCCCAACTCCACTGCCAAGGCCGACTTCAAAACCCGTTGATGAGGACTTGTACAAGATCTCACCGGGGCTTCTTTATGCCAAAGCTAAAAAGGTCAAACCCCCCACACacccttttacttttttaacttGCAACTAGGATTTTTTGTTGGTCTAATTTGTTTACTTTGATTTTacaatttttcaactctttgcATCTTTCGATAAAGTTTCGATCACtttctaatttttgtttctttctcattttattGAGTGCAGAAGAGAGGGTTGTGCTTCTTTTCTAGTTGCTTGTTACCAACTTGCGTTGCTTGAAATTCAGAGAATGTGGTCGATGATAATGTACATATACGTGAGAAATAGAGGAATAGATACTTCAATTGGATGATGCTCATGTAAAAGCAACATATTTTGAGTACAAGAAGACTATTATGATAGTCATGACATTGGAATGGTCTTCTTGCCAATTTAGAGGGTGGTTTTTTGTTTCgcttttttcttttagtctttGTACTATGGGCTGAGTTGTTGTTATGACTAACTGTGTTTGAAAAGGTGtgtaaagaatgaaaaagaaaaagggtagagaaatTTTTTATCAGTCCCTATCAGCTAATTCTTTTGCATATACCCTATATGTTGACAAAATGATTGCTCAATGGAATGACTTGTAAAATTACCAAGAATTCGATGCggttacaattaattttaaatttagatgaagttaaaaaaaaggataaataattatttttgtccttaaatGATAAATACAAATTTAGTTCTCCAAAGTGTCAAAAGTACAATAAATATATCCTGCCATTAACTTCATTATgtcaccattaataaaatagcaTACATGACACAGAGGGACGAATTTGTCACCgaaatgattgtcaacgtgACCATCTCTAGTTGCCAGCATATGaccatatttgtcatataatatttttttgacttttcatcTTCTTGCTCCGCTCATAAATGCAtcctgaaagataaaaataaaaaatgtattccccgaaagagtaaaaaaatgcaacaaatatattcaaacgttaatagtagattgtaactaattattataatttgaaaaaatctaTAATGATTGCGACAAAATGTTGGGAGAACTATATTACACTGGTAAGTgtctatttttgttatataatttttaagctaTCAACAtagggaaaaaatatattttaatgtgaaacaataaaaaaatcattatttctgtttaatcaaacactatttatttaatttctttttttataataaaatatgaatgtctattagtatatgtaatgacatcaaattataaattataataaaattttgttgatttttaaattattttttaaaatcatataccattattttttattgactgatcatttaaaaaaatcatttctatTAACAAccaaatcatttaaaattcatacaCAATTATCTGAATTCTAGTTAACaaccaaattgattttttaaatgatcagtcaataaaaaataattatacatgatttaaaaaaaataatttaaaaataatttgtaatttgatgtcattgcatatactaatagacatttatattttactatgaaaattacaaaaattaaataaatagtgtttAATTAAACTGAAACAATGGTTTTCTTATCGttttacagtaaaaaaaaattttttttcttgtgttgatagcttaaaaattatataacgaAAACAGAAACTTACCAATGTGATATAGTTCTTCCAAAAAATTTTcgtaatcattataaatttttccaaattataataattacttacaATCTACTATTAACGtccggatatatttgtcgcactttttacacttttggggactaaagtttgtattttcatctttcaaggacGCATTTGTCAGCGGA
Encoded proteins:
- the LOC114395871 gene encoding uncharacterized protein LOC114395871, translating into MEECHYKKSQVPAFGSWDWNDNLHFTQCFESARQAGLLRCSYSESEERDLYVTGDLYENNVVTPAMIVVPRRRAKVVDQHEKETKLKNWISDDVDSEPPSPTPLPRPTSKPVDEDLYKISPGLLYAKAKKKRGLCFFSSCLLPTCVA